GATCTGGAGCAAGTGAGGTGGGCTATATTGGAATTTTTGCCACAGATGATAAGGCTGCACATCTGAAATCAGTGTTAGAAATAGAAGGGATTGACTATCATCGCTCAAGAACAGTAGAGGGTGTAAGTGGTCAACCAAGAGTGAATTTAACGGAAGATGGGGACCGTGTTTTTGTAGGTGGTCCGAGGGATACAGTTCAACATATTGTTAAGCTTAAGTTGATTCAGCAGGATTATGATTATATTAAGGACTTCGATCTCTGTCATTCTAGCTGTTATTCGTCAATGGAAGAAGAATTACCTAGCTTATCCAACTATATTAAAATTTCCTTTGACTTTTCAGATAAATATACGAATGACTATCTAGAGAAAGTTTGTCCTCATATCTCATACGGATTTTTTTCAGGTTCTCATTTAAGCGATTCAGAGCTAGAAGAGCTAGTTGATACCCTTTCCAAATTCAAGCTCGAAGTAATTGGAATTACAAGAGGTTCCAAACCTGCCCTGTTCATTTATAACGGTACTAGGTATGATCAGGAACCCGTTGAAACCGATGTGGTCGATACAATGGGAGCAGGTGACAGTTTTATTGCTGGATTTTTAACAGCTTTTGTTGATACACAAAATATGTCTGATTCCCTTACATTCGCAGCGACAAAAGCAAGTGAGACTTGCAAAGTGTATGGCGGGTTTGGGTATCCAAAAGAGTTGTCTGAATAATCCTTATATGACTGAAAGCTCTCCTGTTCAAGCGCCAAATTGAACTTCTTCGGACGGACTTTATTTACATTTTTTCTTAATTATGAGTCAATTGAGTTTGTCTCAACGAACTAATACGTTATAATAAAGATATAATTAAAGTGAATTAGGGGTAGCTATGACTGAAAAAAAATCGATAAGTTCAGAGAATCCAGTATTTTTATATGAACAGGTAATTATTAAGATTAAGGAAATGATCGCAAACGGTGAAATTGCTCCTGATGAGAAATTACCAAATGAAAGTGAATTATGTGACCTATTTGATACAAGTAGAATTACGATACGTAGAGCGCTAAAGGAACTTGCAAATGAGGGTGTCATTGAAATTTTGCATGGTCGTGGAACGTTCGTAAGAGAAACAAAGCAACAAATCCACATTCTTAACCTAAAAGGATATACAGAGGGAATGTGGATAGGGCAAAACTCGATTACAAAGAAAATATTAAGCAATGAAATCGTAACAGCAGATGAGAAGCTAATGGAACTATTTGAGCGAAAAGAACCATTTGAGGTATTGAAATTAGCTAGACTTATAAAAGATTCAAATAAGGCATTTAGTGTTGACTTTGCCTATTTCCCCTTAGATATTTATCCTGGTATTAGTGATTTAATAGAAGATAATGTTTCAACATTTAATATTATTCATAATAAGTACGGCATTAAGTTCGGCAAAGCGAGAAAAGAAATGGAAATCGTTCAACCTTCACCTGAGATTAGCAACCTGTTAGATGTTTCCAGAATCGAACCCCTTGTACAAATAAAAAAACTTATCAGAGATGAATATGATGTTCCAGTCCATTATTCAAAATACTATCTATACGCAAATAAGATAAAGTTTTACATTGATGTTGATATGAACGAGGAAGAACTACCTCATTAAAATAACCAGAAAGGCTACCTTCATTAATAAGGTAGCCTTTTGCTTTGGTAGGAAGCGTGGGGACGGTTCCCTTCTTTAGAGTTCTCCTTGATATTTTTTCATCTTATAAATTACAGAAGGTTGGCTTATCCCTAAATACTTTGCCATTTCATACGTAGTTTTGCATTCCTCGAAGGCTCTCTTAATTAAGTGTTTTTCTACTTCTTCTAGTGTTTCTTTCAAACTTTTCTTGCCCGCATTTTTTTTCTCGAGGTTCCAATATTCGTTACCGACAGGTTCTTTTAGCGTTTGTCTAAGGGGAAAAGGAAGGTGCTGTGGATAGATTGTGTCTTCCTCAATGGTTAAAACAACACGTTCGATTATATTCTCTAATTCACGAACGTTTCCGGGCCAATCATAATTCGATAATACTTCATAGGTAGAAGGCTGTAGCTTCTTTGATGTCTGATACTTTTCGTTCATCATTTGAAGGTAATGCTGGATAAGGATGGGGATATCTTCCTTACGTTCGGTTAAAGCAGGAATTTGTAGGGGGATGACGTTTAAACGATAAAATAAGTCAAGCCTAAATCTTCCTTCATTAACCATTTTCCCTAAGTCTTGATTTGTGGCAGTGATCAGTCGGAAATTGACGTGACGTTCATTCTTTGCGCCAATGCGCATTATTTTTTTCTCTTGAAGTACTTTAAGTAATTTAACTTGAATGGCGAGGGGTAATTCACCAATTTCATCTAAAAATAACGTTCCGTTATCAGCTTGCTCAATCAAACCTTGTTTCCCTGTTTTATGAGCTCCTGTAAAGGACCCTGGTTCATATCCAAACATTTCAGATTCAAATAACGTTTCAGGGATAGTACTGCAATTGACTTCGATAAATGGCTCGGTCTTTCTAAGACATTGATCGTGAACGGCTCTAGCGAGTGTACTTTTCCCTACACCTGAGGCGCCTAAAAAAAGAATGGTTGCATCTGTTTTTGCAACTCGAGAAATGGTCTTGAAAATTTGCTGCATACTTGTACTTCGAAATAAAAAGGGGTGCTGACCCAAATTCTTCCCACGCAGTTCCTCGACCTCTGTTTGATAGCCTTTAATCTTTTGTTGTAATTGTTTGTATTGTGACTGAAGATTCAAAATTTCCGTTTGGTCTTGACTAAAACTAATGGCTCTAATTAAACGACCAGAATGATTAAAAACCGGGAAACCAGTAGACATAACGACGCGACCAGTCTTAGTATGTTGCATAGCACGGACGTATTTTTCTTCTTTAAGAACTAAGGCATTGATCGAAGGTGAAAGTACGCCTTCCTCTTCAAATTGATATACGGATTTTCCAATATATGAATCAGGTTTTAACCCATACATGATCCAATGATTTGGATTGGAGCGTAAAATAATTCCATTTTCATCAGTGATTGTAATATTGTTGTTAGAAGTTTCGATTATTTTGTTTAATTCCATTTCTAATGTATTGCTGTTCAAGATCATCGCCCATTTCATAGTAAGTTAATTAAACTATAAATTAAAATTAACAGAATAATCAATAATTAAATCAAATTTCCCCTCTTTTTAATTAAAAATTAAATCAACGTAGGTTGAAGGGTTAAGTGGAGTAATATTACTGGTTGTTAAAGGTGGCATGTTTCTTGCAAATGTTTTGGTAAATCTAGTTTTTAAAATGAGAGGATGTTTATATAATGGTAGATCACATTAAAGAGTTAGAGGAATTAGATAAAAAGTACTTTTTCCACCCAACTTCACCGATTCAGCAACAACATCAACAAGGACCGGCCTTTATATTTATGAAAGGTGAGGGAATATACCTTGAGGACATTAAAGGAAATAAGGTAATCGATGGGATGTCATCACTATGGAATGTGAATGTTGGTCATGGTAGAGAGGAGTTGGGAAGAGCAGCCATGGAGCAAATGTCTAAGTTAGCATTTAGTTCTTGTTTTGCAACATTTAGTAATGAACCAGCGATCAAGTTAGCTGAAAAAATGTCGCAAATTACTCCTAGTAACTTGACGGCTACATTTTTTACATCAGGTGGCTCTGAAGCGAACGATACTGCCTATAAGTTAGCACGACATTATTGGATTTTAAAAGGGGAACAAAGCCGAAAAAAAATTATTTCAAGAAAAAAGTCTTACCACGGAGTAGCGATGGGGGCGACAAGTGCAACTGGTTTGAAGGCATTTCGAGATTTTACGAATTCATTAGCTCCTGATTTCTGTTATGTGGAAAATTTCTCATCACAGTCGTTGCGAGAAGTGATTGAAAATGAGGGTCCAGAGACGATTGCTGCTTTTATTGCTGAACCCGTACAAGGTGCTGGAGGAGTTCATATTGCTCCTGACAATTACTTTAAAAAG
The window above is part of the Anaerobacillus sp. CMMVII genome. Proteins encoded here:
- a CDS encoding PfkB family carbohydrate kinase; this encodes MKIIAVGDNVVDCYLDQGNYYPGGNCVNVAVNCKRSGASEVGYIGIFATDDKAAHLKSVLEIEGIDYHRSRTVEGVSGQPRVNLTEDGDRVFVGGPRDTVQHIVKLKLIQQDYDYIKDFDLCHSSCYSSMEEELPSLSNYIKISFDFSDKYTNDYLEKVCPHISYGFFSGSHLSDSELEELVDTLSKFKLEVIGITRGSKPALFIYNGTRYDQEPVETDVVDTMGAGDSFIAGFLTAFVDTQNMSDSLTFAATKASETCKVYGGFGYPKELSE
- a CDS encoding GntR family transcriptional regulator, translating into MTEKKSISSENPVFLYEQVIIKIKEMIANGEIAPDEKLPNESELCDLFDTSRITIRRALKELANEGVIEILHGRGTFVRETKQQIHILNLKGYTEGMWIGQNSITKKILSNEIVTADEKLMELFERKEPFEVLKLARLIKDSNKAFSVDFAYFPLDIYPGISDLIEDNVSTFNIIHNKYGIKFGKARKEMEIVQPSPEISNLLDVSRIEPLVQIKKLIRDEYDVPVHYSKYYLYANKIKFYIDVDMNEEELPH
- a CDS encoding sigma-54-dependent Fis family transcriptional regulator, which encodes MILNSNTLEMELNKIIETSNNNITITDENGIILRSNPNHWIMYGLKPDSYIGKSVYQFEEEGVLSPSINALVLKEEKYVRAMQHTKTGRVVMSTGFPVFNHSGRLIRAISFSQDQTEILNLQSQYKQLQQKIKGYQTEVEELRGKNLGQHPFLFRSTSMQQIFKTISRVAKTDATILFLGASGVGKSTLARAVHDQCLRKTEPFIEVNCSTIPETLFESEMFGYEPGSFTGAHKTGKQGLIEQADNGTLFLDEIGELPLAIQVKLLKVLQEKKIMRIGAKNERHVNFRLITATNQDLGKMVNEGRFRLDLFYRLNVIPLQIPALTERKEDIPILIQHYLQMMNEKYQTSKKLQPSTYEVLSNYDWPGNVRELENIIERVVLTIEEDTIYPQHLPFPLRQTLKEPVGNEYWNLEKKNAGKKSLKETLEEVEKHLIKRAFEECKTTYEMAKYLGISQPSVIYKMKKYQGEL